Proteins encoded together in one Scheffersomyces stipitis CBS 6054 chromosome 5, complete sequence window:
- a CDS encoding predicted protein (go_process DNA recombination), with protein MNNPIQSTELPKQTVQQVMSQLNSGLMVIDTLLLRGRENFSEWKDWMTGMFSSCVLATEIAAYLSEKELSITFTDQQALSHKLRELILKCMKPDVQSLFTHYSSGVETWKAVETKYAIASSRDAVGYLKYLFGGLADPTITTEAGFLIAEKLTAFMTKYDNDSMKALLFLYGTGNSKVRDLFFSQVRSTPTVTADEVLNFFAYHDELTPPATSSALLVSSSSQSAYALTSLSSPSGPVTRNLIKAKGTDSIWQLDCYNCYGCGHMAKNCPAPYREGEVPRMASRFGPGGPGKHRRRHGSRPKPAAHYALADDASTFGFDQPGAYYAHLAHYTHYALLASSSSASFIFDSGASTHICNDRSLFHDIVPHSGSVMNAGHEPLSIAGRGTLVFDLHGQKIRVFNVLYVPDCTQNLLSISAVTTTGDKLVISHDDIVHPKYGQLATRDSRNLYLSCLEIVRPSTVSRVNHSAYSAPAPVTVAAPAADAGVAPISASALVHARLGHPSPTVVRSALKYPNMPRTAVHDSISCEACLSSKSTRVIPKTTTGPVTSAPLQLLHCDLSGPHAGGPSSLFYFCILLDDFTRFKAVGPLLKKSDAADFIIKVIKAWTNHFSSRGGYRVCNFRSDNGGEFVNSTLTSFFAAEGIQTQLTVPGNSHQNGRAERAIRSVLDKTRTMITASSLPSPLFPHALQHAAFLLNRLPTPVLQNRSPFELWHGARPILSQLKVFGCAAFVNVPPNHRQSKLVARAIKGVYLGSDPFRKAHLVYDLATRQVITSSHVRFQENVFPFARPSTSTVVSATSIGGGGSGGGSFPSISAPAPGLTQGPRVSSAPSPSPPSTPSGSTVSQSPGSSAASSSASAPVSPAASTTPSSQPPSTPTPAPASTPVPSSAPVPSSAPVPSSAPVPSATSVPSDTSVPSTSAALTAPSRAVVSAQRSDSPPSDSYESSDDSYTAPASREVPTLTAPRTVPSLPAPRKVPSLPSTRKVPSLPSTRTVPSLPAPRTVPSLLPVPRNRPSAPTAPLGLPHPAVEAPSPIPGSSSAIPMEIDSTDTEPEPMSEDGYDMEVVSDQEFFDAPEQYGTHPRSSPLISTRSSMDVSSDQEEYPDPSTYMDIVVMDSDDLSSYHDSEMEDASDMDPLPLIRPTSNMEMEDTSVTYPSPLTRHTPTTQTVVSSTPPPPPQPSPRVVQSDSPQSSPIIEVPDSPPLQSRPQQFLLPPGLSPTRLIELPASGGMELILSSTDRALVPSNSEANNKLTHLVVSRPPPVNGVKHKLTPVPSRDGTHPQTLKRAHRPILVPTRSQRQQDNQNLINYPQRQQIEYITTDTVHLWSP; from the exons atgaataatccgattcaatctactgagcttccaaagcaaacagttcaacaggttatgagccaATTAAATTCTGGCCTCATGGTCattgatactcttcttctcagagGCCGTGAgaactttctggaatggaAAGACTGGATGACTGGTATGTTCAGTAGCTGTGTCTTGGCTACAGAGATTGCTGCTTAtctttcagagaaagaactttccaTCACCTTTACGGACCAGCAGGCGTTGAGCCACAAGCTCCGTGAGCTTATTCTCAAGTGTATGAAGCCTGACGTTCAGTCATTGTTCACGCACTACTCTCTGGGAGTcgaaacttggaaagctGTCGAAACCAAGTATGCGATCGCCAGCTCTAGGGATGCGGTCGGTTATCTCAAGTACTTATTTGGTGGCCTTGCTGATCCGACCATTACGACTGAAGCTGGGTTCttgattgctgaaaagttgactgCGTTTATGACTAAGTACGATAACGACTCCATGAAAGCGctcctcttcctttatGGTACGGGGAACTCCAAGGTTAGAgatctattcttttctcaagTTCGCCTGACTCCCACCGTGACTGCGGAcgaagttctcaatttctttgcttaTCATGATGAGCTTACTCCACCTGCCACGTCCTCCGCCTTGCTTGTCCTGTCCTCGTCTCAATCTGCTTATGCCCTTACGTCCTTGtcttctccttctggtCCTGTCACCaggaacttgatcaaggctaAAGGTACGGATCTGATTTGGCAGCTTGATTGCTACAACTGCTATGGGTGTGGTCACATGGCCAAGAACTGCCCTGCTCCTTATCGTGAGGGTGAAGTTCCTCGTATGGCTTCTCGCTTCGGTCCTGGCGGTCCAGGAAAGCACCGCAGGAGGCACGGCTCTCGTCCAAAGCCTGCTGCTCATTATGCTCTCGCTGATGATGCTCTgacttttggttttgaccAGCCCGGTGCTTATTATGCTCATCTCGCTCACTACACCCACTATGCcctcttggcttcttcttcctctgccagctttatttttgattcaggTGCTTCTACCCACATTTGTAACGATAGAAGTCTCTTCCATGACATCGTTCCTCactctggttctgtcaTGAACGCCGGTCACGAGCCTCTCTCGATTGCCGGTCGTGGTACTCTTGTGTTTGATCTCCATGGTCAGAAGATTCGGGTGTTCAATGTTCTTTACGTTCCTGACTGtactcagaatcttctttccatcctgGCTGTTACTACTACGGGCGACAAGCTTGTTATCTCTcatgatgatattgttcacCCTAAATATGGCCAACTTGCTACCAGAGACCTGAGAAATCTTTACTTGCTGTGTCTCGAAATTGTCCGCCCCTCGACTGTCTCGCGGGTTAACCACTCTGCCTACTCGGCCCCCGCTCCTGTTACGGTCGCTGCTCCTGCTGCGGACGCTGGTGTGGCACCTATTTCTGCCTCTGCTCTTGTCCATGCTCGCCTTGGCCACCCTTCCCCGACTGTCGTTCGTCTGGCCTTGAAATATCCGAACATGCCTCGCACGGCTGTTCACGACTCGATTTCATGTGAAGCATGTCTTAGCTCCAAGAGCACTCGGGTTATTCCCAAAACGACCACCGGCCCAGTCACATCTGCTCccttgcaacttcttcactgtgaTTTGTCCGGTCCTCATGCCGGTGGTCCCTCCTcgttgttttatttttgtattcttcttgacgactTTACTCGCTTCAAGGCTGTTGGGcctcttctcaagaaatcggatGCTGCggacttcattatcaaagttATTAAGGCATGGACAaaccacttctccagtcgTGGTGGCTACCGTGTCTGTAACTTTCgttctgacaatggaggTGAGTTTGTTAATCTGACGcttacttcattctttgcgGCAGAAGGGATCCAGACCCAGCTCACTGTGCCTGGTAACTCACACCAAAATGGACGTGCTGAAAGAGCGATTCGCtccgttcttgacaaaacGCGTACCATGATCACTGCGAGCTCTCTTCCTTCGCCCCTCTTCCCGCATGCACTCCAACATGCTGCATTTCTCCTAAACAGGCTACCAACAcctgttctccaaaatcgctcgccatttgaactctggCATGGCGCGAGGCCTATCTTATCTCAACTTAAAGTGTTTGGGTGTGCTGCCTTTGTGAATGTTCCACCCAATCACCGTcaactgaagttggtcGCTCGTGCAATCAAGGGTGtttatcttggatctgaTCCGTTTCGGAAAgctcatcttgtttatgATCTCGCTACCAGACAAGTGATTACCTCTTCTCATGTTCGGTTCcaggaaaatgtctttccttttgcAAGACCTCTGACGTCTACTGTCGTGTCGGCTACctccattggtggtggtggtagtggtggtggcagttttccttctattctggCACCTGCTCCAGGCCTCACTCAGGGTCCTCGTGTGTCTCTGGCCCCATCTCCCTCGCCTCCATCCACGCCATCTGGCAGTACTGTTTCTCAATCGCCAGGTTCATCTGCAGCTCTGTCGTCTGCTTCGGCACCGGTCTCTCCTGCTGCATCTACTACTCCTCTGTCGCAGCCTCCGTCGACTCCTACTCCGGCGCCTGCTTCTactccggtaccttcttctgctccggtaccttcttctgctccggtaccttcttctgctccggtaccttctgctactctggtaccttctgatactctggtaccttctacttctgcGGCCCTAACTGCACCATCCCGTGCCGTTGTTCTGGCTCAGAGGTCCGATCTGCCTCCCTCTGACTCCTACGAGCTGTCTGACGACTCCTATACAGCTCCTGCTTCTCGTGAGGTACCAACTCTTACTGCTCCTCGTACGGTACCATCCCTTCCTGCTCCTCGTAAGGTACCCTcccttccttcaactcgtaaGGTGccatctcttccttctACTCGTACGGTACCTTCACTTCCAGCACCTCGTACAGTACCCTCccttcttcctgttcctcGCAATAGACCATCTGCTCCTACTGCTCCTCTCGGTCTTCCTCATCCTGCGGTTGAGGCTCCATCCCCTATCCCTGGATCTTCATCAGCCATACCCATGGAAATAGACTCTACGGATACTGAGCCTGAACCTATGTCTGAAGATGGCTATGACATGGAAGTGGTCTCTGATCAGGAATTCTTCGATGCTCCTGAGCAATACGGTACTCATCCCCGTTCGTCACCTTTGATCTCCACGCGCTCCTCTATGGATGTTCTGCTGGATCaggaagaatatccagatcCGTCCACCTATATGGACATCGTGGTGATGGATTCGGATgacctttcttcttatcatgACTCGGAAATGGAGGATGCCTCCGACATGGATCCCCTTCCGCTTATTCGTCCTACTTCTaatatggaaatggaggaCACCTCCGTCACTTATCCTCTGCCGCTCACTCGTCATACTCCTACTACGCAGACTGTGGTGTCCTCCActcctccacctcctcctcaaCCACTGCCTCGGGTCGTTCAATCCGACTCTCCACAATCCTCTCCTATTATTGAGGTTCCTGATTCTCCCCCACTTCAATCTCGTCCTCAGCAATTCCTCCTCCCTCCGGGTCTTTCTCCTACTCGTCTCATTGAGTTGCCTGCTTCAGGGGGGATGGAACTCATCCTATCGCTGACTGACCGTGCCTTGGTCCCTCTGAATTCTGAggccaacaacaaactaactcatcttgttgtatcGCGTCCTCCTCCGGTGAATGGGGTTAAGCATAAACTCACCCCGGTTCCGTCGCGTGATGGAACACATCCACAAACACTCAAGCGGGCACACAGACCAATACTTGTTCCAACACGGtcacagagacaacaggacaatcaaaatttgatcaactatccacagagacaacaaattgagtaCATCACCACCGATA CAGTGCATTTATGGTCACCATAA